One genomic segment of Anguilla anguilla isolate fAngAng1 chromosome 2, fAngAng1.pri, whole genome shotgun sequence includes these proteins:
- the myh11a gene encoding myosin-11a isoform X1, whose translation MSKKSGLSEDEKFLFLDKDFINSPVAQADWAAKKLVWVPSEKHGFEAASIKEEHGDEVLVELADNGKKVTINKDDIQKMNPPKFSKVEDMAELTCLNEASVLHNLRERYFSGLIYTYSGLFCVVVNPYKMLPIYSEKIIEMYKGKKRHEVPPHIYSITDNAYRNMMQDREDQSILCTGESGAGKTENTKKVIQYLAVVASSHKGKKDTSAQQSGSQLAYGELEKQLLQANPILEAFGNAKTIKNDNSSRFGKFIRINFDVTGYIVGANIETYLLEKSRCIRQAKTERTFHIFYYMVAGAKGKLREELLLESFSNYRFLVAGHVQLPGQQDDEMYDETMEAMDIMGFTEEERIGIQKVVSTVLHLGNIEFKKERNQEQATMPDNTAAQKVCHLQGINVTDFTRAILTPRIKVGRELVQKAQTKEQADFAIEALAKAMYERLFRWILGRVNKALDKTKRQGASFLGILDIAGFEIFEDNSFEQLCINYTNEKLQQLFNHTMFILEQEEYQREGIEWNFIDFGLDLQPCIELIERPNNPPGILALLDEECWFPKATDISFVEKLVNTQGNHSKFAKPKQLKDKTEFSVFHYAGRVDYNATAWLTKNMDPLNDNVTALLNNSASNFVQDLWKDADRVVGLDTIAKMSDSSMPSASKTKKGMFRTVGQLYKESLAKLMTTLHNTQPNFVRCIIPNHEKRAGKLDANLVLEQLRCNGVLEGIRICRQGFPNRIVFQEFRQRYEILAASAIPKAFMDGKQACCLMIKHLDLDPNLYRMGQSKIFFRTGVLAHLEEERDLKITVIIIAFQSQARGYLARKAFAKRQQQLMAMKVIQRNCAAYLKLRIWQWWRLFTKVKPLLQVTRQEEEMGLKDEELTRAKEQAQKSETELKEITLKHAQLLEERNQLQEQLQAETELFAEAEEMRVRLAAKKQELEEILHEMEARLEEEEDRSQAMQVERKKIQQQIQDLEEHLEEEEDARQKLQLEKVTAEGKIKKLEDDILVMEDQNNKLLKERKLMEERIADYSSNLAEEEEKSKNLTKLKNKHESMISELEVRLKKEEKTRQELDKAKRKLEAESNDLQEQIADLQAQIAELKAQLAKKDEELQAALARLEDEMAQKNNALKKIRELEGHISDLQEDLDSERAARNKAEKTKRDLGEELEALKSELEDTLDSTATQQELRAKREQEVTLLKRAMEEEGRTHEAQVQEMRQKHTQVVEELTEQLEQSKRVKSNLEKAKQALEKESSELSIEVRSLSQAKQELEHKRKKVEGQLVDLQSRFTDSEKQKAELGDRVSKITVELESVTNLLNEAEGKNIKLSKDVAGLTSQVQDTQELLAEETRQKLAVSTRLRQMEDDRNGLQEQLEEEMEAKRNVEKYVSTLTVQLSDSKKKLEEFSSNVELLEESKKRLQRDLEAANTQFEEKASAYDKLEKTKNRLQQELEDLMMDLDNQRQLVSNLEKKQKKFDQMLAEEKSISNKFADERDRAEAEAREKETKALSLARALEEAQDAREELERANKALRTEMEDLVSSKDDVGKSVHELEKSKRGLEAQVEEMKTQLEELEDELQAAEDAKLRLEVNMQALKAQFERDLQGRDEQGEEKKRQLIKQVRELETELEDERKQRAIVSAAKKKLEGDIKDLEGQIETSNKGRDEAIKQLRKIQAQMKDFQRELEDARAAREEVLSTAKETERKAKSLEAELMQLQEDMAAAERARKQAEAERDELADELASNASGKSALSDEKRRLEAKISQLEEELEEEQSNMEILNDRLRKSTQQVDQLNNELQTERTTSQKNESARQQMERQNKELKAKLQEMENQVKSKFKSSITALEAKVQQLEEQLEQESREKQATAKGMRQKEKKLKDLMIQVEDERKQAEQYKDQADKGSARVKQLKRQLEEAEEESQRITAARRKLQRELDEATEANDAMSREVNSLKTKLRRGNEPSFSSGPRRMGGGRRGVMDNTDASEEEGDSQGDFNGTKAD comes from the exons ATGTCCAAAAAATCAGGCTTGAGTGAGGATGAGAAGTTTCTCTTCCTCGACAAGGACTTCATCAACAGTCCAGTGGCCCAAGCAGACTGGGCTGCAAAGAAGCTGGTGTGGGTCCCTTCTGAGAAACACGGGTTCGAAGCAGCCAGCATCAAGGAGGAGCATGGCGATGAAGTGCTGGTGGAGCTGGCGGACAATGGCAAGAAGGTGACCATCAACAAAGATGACATCCAGAAGATGAACCCGCCCAAATTCAGTAAGGTGGAGGACATGGCGGAGCTGACCTGCCTGAACGAGGCGTCCGTGCTGCACAACCTGAGGGAGAGGTACTTCTCTGGGCTCATCTAT acttactcTGGCCTGTTTTGTGTGGTGGTAAACCCCTATAAAATGCTGCCCATTTATTCTGAGAAGATTATTGAAATGTACAAAGGGAAGAAACGCCATGAAGTGCCCCCCCACATCTACTCCATCACCGACAATGCCTACAGGAACATGATGCAAG ATCGTGAGGATCAGTCAATTCTCTGCAc AGGGGAGTCTGGTGCTGGAAAAACAGAGAACACCAAGAAGGTGATCCAGTACCTGGCAGTGGTGGCCTCTTCTCACAAAGGCAAGAAGGACACCAGTGCT CAACAATCAGGATCACAGCTTGCCTAC GGGGAGCTAGAGAAACAGCTCCTACAGGCCAATCCGATTCTTGAAGCCTTTGGAAATGCTAAGACCATCAAGAATGACAACTCATCACGTTTT GGTAAATTCATCCGCATTAACTTTGACGTGACCGGCTACATCGTTGGAGCCAACATTGAGACCT ACCTGCTAGAGAAGTCCCGCTGTATCAGACAGGCTAAAACTGAGAGGACCTTCCACATCTTCTATTACATGGTGGCTGGAGCCAAAGGGAAACTGCGTG AGGAGCTGTTGCTGGAGAGCTTCAGCAACTACCGGTTCCTGGTGGCTGGACATGTCCAGCTTCCAGGACAGCAGGACGATGAGATGTATGATGAGACCATGGAGGCCATGGATATCATGGGTTTCACTGAGGAGGAGAGGATAG GCATCCAGAAGGTGGTCTCCACAGTGCTGCATCTGGGAAACATTGAATTCAAGAAGGAAAGGAATCAGGAACAGGCTACAATGCCAGACAATACAG CGGCCCAGAAAGTGTGTCACCTGCAGGGCATCAATGTGACAGATTTCACCCGGGCCATACTAACCCCCCGCATAAAAGTGGGCCGGGAGCTGGTACAGAAGGCTCAGACTAAAGAACAG GCTGATTTTGCTATTGAGGCCTTGGCCAAGGCCATGTATGAGCGTCTGTTCCGCTGGATCCTCGGGCGTGTCAACAAGGCACTGGACAAGACCAAACGCCAAGGAGCTTCCTTTTTGGGAATTTTGGACATTGCTGGCTTTGAGATCTTTGAA GATAATTCCTTTGAGCAGCTGTGCATCAACTATACCAACGAGAAGCTGCAGCAGCTCTTCAATCACACCATGTTCATCCTGGAGCAGGAAGAGTACCAGAGGGAGGGCATTGAGTGGAACTTCATCGACTTTGGGCTGGACCTGCAGCCCTGTATTGAGCTCATTGAGAGGCCG aacaACCCTCCAGGCATCCTGGCCCTGCTGGATGAGGAGTGCTGGTTTCCTAAAGCCACAGACATCTCCTTTGTTGAGAAGCTGGTGAATACACAGGGCAACCACAGCAAGTTTGCAAAACCCAAGCAACTGAAAGACAAGACAGAGTTCTCAGTGTTCCACTATGCTGGCAGG GTGGATTACAATGCTACTGCTTGGTTGACTAAGAACATGGACCCACTCAATGACAATGTGACAGCACTACTCAATAACTCAGCTAGCAATTTTGTGCAAGATCTCTGGAAAGATG CGGACCGTGTGGTGGGGTTGGACACCATTGCCAAGATGTCAGATAGCTCTATGCCTAGTGCCTCCAAGACCAAGAAGGGCATGTTTCGCACAGTCGGCCAGCTCTACAAGGAGTCCTTAGCCAAGCTGATGACCACGCTGCATAACACACAGCCCAACTTTGTGCGGTGCATCATCCCCAACCACGAGAAGAGA GCCGGAAAGCTGGATGCTAACCTGGTTTTGGAGCAGCTGAGATGCAATGGTGTGCTGGAGGGAATCCGTATCTGCCGGCAAGGGTTCCCCAACCGCATCGTCTTCCAGGAGTTCCGACAGCG TTATGAGATCTTGGCTGCAAGTGCAATTCCTAAAGCTTTCATGGATGGCAAGCAAGCTTGCTGCCTGATG ATCAAACACCTGGATCTGGACCCCAACCTCTACCGCATGGGTCAGAGCAAGATCTTTTTCCGCACTGGTGTGCTGGCtcacctggaggaggagcgcgACCTCAAGATCACTGTCATTATCATTGCCTTCCAGTCCCAGGCTAGGGGCTACTTGGCCAGAAA GGCATTTGCCAAGAGACAGCAGCAGCTGATGGCTATGAAGGTGATTCAGAGGAACTGTGCTGCCTACCTCAAACTGCGCATCTGGCAGTGGTGGAGGCTGTTCACCAAG GTCAAGCCCCTGCTGCAAGTGACtcgacaggaagaggaaatgggCCTGAAGGATGAAGAGCTGACAAGGGCAAAAGAACAAGCCCAGAAAAGCGAAACGGAGCTAAAGGAGATCACCCTGAAGCACGCACAG cTGTTGGAGGAGAGGAaccagctgcaggagcagctacaggcagagacagagctgTTTGCCGAGGCTGAGGAGATGAGGGTGCGTCTGGCTGCCAAGaaacaggagctggaggagatctTGCATGAGATGGAGGcgcggctggaggaggaggaggaccgaAGTCAGGCCATGCAAGTggaaaggaagaaaatacaGCAGCAGATCCAG GACCTGGAGGAGCAtttggaggaagaggaggatgccCGTCAGAAACTGCAGCTGGAGAAGGTGACAGCTGAGGGCAAGATTAAGAAACTGGAGGATGACATCCTGGTGATGGAGGATCAGAACAACAAGCTGCTCAAG GAGAGAAAGCTAATGGAGGAGAGGATAGCAGACTACAGCTCCAACTTGGCTGAGGAAGAAGAGAAATCCAAGAACCTGACAAAGCTGAAGAATAAACATGAGTCCATGATATCAGAGCTTGAAG TCCGTttgaagaaagaagagaaaaccCGGCAGGAGCTCGACAAGGCCAAGCGCAAGTTAGAGGCGGAGTCCaatgatctccaggaacagattGCCGATCTGCAAGCCCAGATTGCCGAGCTGAAGGCACAGCTGGCCAAAAAGGATGAGGAGCTCCAAGCTGCGCTGGCAAG ACTGGAAGATGAGATGGCCCAGAAGAACAATGCTCTGAAGAAGATCCGTGAGCTGGAGGGACACATCTCTGACCTGCAGGAAGACCTGGACTCTGAGCGCGCTGCCCGCAATAAGGCGGAGAAGACCAAACGTGACCTGGGAGAGGAGCTGGAGGCACTGAAATCTGAGCTGGAGGACACTCTGGACAGCACTGCCACCCAGCAGGAGCTCCG GGCAAAACGAGAGCAGGAAGTGACCCTGCTGAAAAGGGCCATGGAGGAGGAAGGGCGTACACACGAGGCACAGGTGCAGGAGATGCGGCAGAAACATACGCAAGTTGTGGAGGAACTCACCGAGCAACTGGAGCAGTCCAAACGG GTGAAGTCCAACTTGGAGAAAGCCAAGCAGGCTCTGGAGAAGGAGTCGTCGGAGCTGAGCATAGAGGTTCGCTCTCTGAGCCAGGCCAAACAGGAGCTGGAGCACAAGAGGAAGAAGGTGGAGGGGCAGCTGGTCGACCTGCAGTCACGCTTCACCGACAGCGAGAAGCAGAAAGCCGAGCTGGGGGACCGCGTCTCCAAAATCACT GTGGAACTGGAGAGTGTGACCAACCTTCTCAATGAAGCAGAGGGCAAGAATATCAAACTGAGCAAAGATGTGGCCGGCCTGACCTCCCAAGTCCAggacacacag GAGCTGCTTGCAGAGGAGACGAGGCAGAAGCTGGCCGTTTCAACACGCCTGCGTCAGATGGAGGACGATCGCAATGGGCTGCaagagcagctggaggaggagatggaggcaAAGAGGAATGTGGAGAAATACGTCTCCACCCTCACTGTGCAG CTGTCAGACTCCAAGAAGAAGTTGGAGGAGTTTTCCAGCAACGTGGAGCTACTGGAGGAGAGCAAGAAGCGGCTGCAGCGAGACCTGGAAGCAGCCAACACGCAGTTCGAAGAGAAGGCCTCAGCCTACGACAAATTGGAAAAGACAAAGAACCGTCTGCAGCAGGAGCTAGAGGATCTAATGATGGACCTGGACAACCAGAGGCAGTTGGTGTCCAACTTggaaaagaagcagaagaaatTTGACCAG ATGCTTGCAGAGGAGAAGAGCATCTCCAACAAGTTCGCAGATGAGCGTGACCGTGCGGAGGCCGAGGCTCGAGAGAAAGAGACGAAGGCCCTCTCTTTGGCCCGGGCCCTAGAGGAAGCTCAGGATGCCcgcgaggagctggagagggccAACAAAGCCCTGCGCACAGAGATGGAGGACCTGGTCAGCTCCAAGGATGACGTTGGCAAGAGT GTGCATGAACTGGAGAAATCAAAGCGTGGGCTGGAGGCTCAGGTGGAGGAAATGAAGacccagctggaggagctggaagaCGAGCTGCAGGCAGCTGAGGATGCCAAGCTGCGTCTGGAGGTCAACATGCAGGCTCTCAAGGCCCAATTCGAAAGAGACCTGCAGGGCAGAGATGAGCAGGGTGAGGAGAAGAAGAGGCAGCTGATCAAACAG GTACGCGAGCTGGAGACAGAGCTGGAGGACGAACGGAAGCAGAGAGCCATAGTGTCTGCTGCCAAGAAGAAGCTTGAGGGAGACATCAAGGACCTGGAGGGTCAGATTGAAACATCCAACAAGGGCCGAGATGAGGCCATCAAACAGCTGCGCAAGATCCAG GCCCAGATGAAGGACTTCCAGAGAGAACTGGAGGATGCTCGTGCAGCCAGGGAAGAAGTGCTATCCACTGCCAAGGAGACTGAAAGGAAGGCCAAGAGTCTAGAAGCAGAACTgatgcagctgcaggag GATATGGCTGCAGCAGAAAGAGCACGCAAGCAGGCAGAGGCTGAGAGGGACGAGCTTGCCGATGAGCTCGCCAGCAACGCCTCCGGAAA GTCGGCGCTGTCTGATGAGAAACGGCGTCTGGAGGCTAAAATctcccagctggaggaggaacTGGAGGAGGAACAGAGCAACATGGAAATCCTTAATGACAGGCTGAGAAAGAGCACACAGCAG GTGGATCAGCTCAACAATGAACTTCAGACAGAGCGTACCACATCTCAAAAGAATGAGAGTGCACGGCAGCAAATGGAGAGGCAGAACAAGGAGCTGAAGGCCAAGCTCCAGGAGATGGAGAACCAGGTCAAATCCAAGTTCAAGTCCTCCATCACTGCCTTGGAGGCCAAGgtgcagcagctggaggagcagcttgAGCAAGAGAGCAG GGAGAAGCAGGC